Proteins from a single region of Ziziphus jujuba cultivar Dongzao chromosome 1, ASM3175591v1:
- the LOC107419622 gene encoding pentatricopeptide repeat-containing protein At1g11710, mitochondrial, protein MFSGFCLPKRSYLLTRGFHVGKKFSNPSAEDIVFRAICINLKQRKWKFLEQISPSLTNSLVSRVVGEFRVFPQLALEFYNWVEDGMKFSHSLESSCTVIHVLVNTRRFEDALSLMGSLMSVSKLSALEVLEGLVKSYETCDSSPAVFDALVRACTQCGATEGAYDVIKKLKADGCWVTIHAWNNFLSHLLKLNDIGRFWKVYKEMVSYGYVENINTLNLVIYALCKECKVFESISVFYRMLKSSVRPNVVTFNMMIDGACKMGDLELALKLFKKIGVMSGECIKPNSVSYNCIINGLCKVGTVSFAKEAFDEMAKDGIQPNVRTYATLVDGYARGGSLENALRLCDEMVSRGLIPNTVVYNSVIHWLYKEGDLEGASLLLDDMIKKRIFPDQFTYSILTKGLCRTGHVTEALRFHNQILEKNPAEDAFSHNILINYMCKSKNLAGAKQLLGSMVVRGIVPDIITYGTLIDSYCKEGNIESAVQLYDEMVKVGEKPNLVIYNSVMNGLCKGASVNVAELLLDALKRMGIVDAITYNTLINGYCISGNIDSAFTLFSEMKKVGISLNIVTYNILVNFLCKLGYIQHAKELVKVMILRGIMPDSVTYTTLLNSFSKNCSPEEVIELHDYMVIEGVIPDRQSYNDIVCPLLQGEKV, encoded by the coding sequence ATGTTTTCAGGCTTCTGTTTACCCAAAAGAAGCTATCTTTTAACCCGTGGTTTTCACGTGGGCAAGAAGTTCTCAAACCCAAGTGCTGAGGACATTGTTTTCAGAGCAATTTGTATTAACCTGAAACAGAGGAAATGGAAATTCTTGGAGCAAATATCACCCAGTCTCACCAATTCATTAGTAAGTCGTGTGGTCGGCGAGTTCAGGGTCTTTCCCCAGTTGGCTTTGGAATTTTACAATTGGGTTGAAGACGGCATGAAATTTTCCCACTCGCTTGAATCTTCTTGCACTGTAATTCATGTATTGGTGAATACAAGGAGGTTTGAGGATGCCCTGTCTCTTATGGGAAGTCTAATGAGTGTAAGTAAATTGTCGGCATTGGAGGTTTTGGAAGGTTTGGTGAAAAGTTATGAAACCTGTGATTCGAGTCCGGCTGTGTTtgatgctttggtgagggcttgtACTCAATGCGGAGCCACTGAAGGCGCTTATGATGTCATCAAGAAGCTTAAAGCGGATGGTTGTTGGGTCACTATTCATGCTTGGAATAACTTTCTTAGTCACCTTTTGAAGTTGAATGATATTGGTAGGTTCTGGAAGGTGTACAAGGAAATGGTTTCATATGGTTATGTTGAAAATATCAATACTTTAAATTTGGTAATATATGCTCTTTGTAAAGAATGTAAAGTATTTGAATCAATCTCAGTTTTTTACCGGATGTTGAAGAGCAGTGTTCGGCCAAATGTTGTTACTTTCAACATGATGATTGATGGAGCTTGTAAGATGGGTGATTTGGAACTTGCCTTAAAGCTTTTTAAAAAGATTGGAGTGATGTCAGGGGAGTGTATAAAGCCTAATTCAGTTTCATACAATTGCATCATTAATGGATTATGCAAAGTCGGCACTGTATCATTTGCAAAAGAAGCTTTTGATGAAATGGCCAAGGATGGTATACAGCCTAATGTGAGGACCTATGCTACTCTAGTAGATGGTTATGCAAGAGGAGGGAGCTTGGAGAATGCACTTCGACTATGTGATGAGATGGTCAGTAGGGGTTTAATTCCTAACACTGTTGTTTATAATTCAGTCATCCATTGGCTCTACAAAGAAGGAGATTTGGAGGGAGCTTCGTTGCTATTGGATGACATGATCAAAAAGCGTATATTCCCTGATCAATTCACCTACTCAATCCTCACAAAAGGACTCTGCAGAACTGGGCATGTGACTGAAGCTCTCAGGTTCCATAACCAAATACTTGAGAAGAATCCTGCTGAAGATGCCTTTTCTCATAATATCCTCATAAATTATATGTGCAAAAGCAAAAATCTGGCAGGAGCCAAGCAGTTGTTAGGTAGTATGGTTGTTCGTGGTATAGTTCCTGACATCATCACTTATGGCACTTTGATTGATAGTTACTGCAAAGAAGGGAACATAGAAAGTGCAGTTCAACTTTATGATGAAATGGTCAAGGTGGGGGAAAAACCCAACTTGGTGATTTACAATTCTGTTATGAATGGTTTATGCAAGGGGGCATCAGTGAATGTTGCAGAACTTTTGCTAGATGCATTAAAAAGGATGGGTATTGTTGATGCCATAACCTATAACACTTTGATAAATGGGTATTGCATTAGTGGAAATATTGACTCTGCATTTACTTTGTTTTCAGAGATGAAAAAGGTGGGAATTTCATTGAATATAGTCACCTACAATATACTTGTCAACTTCTTGTGTAAGTTGGGATATATCCAACATGCAAAGGAGCTTGTGAAGGTGATGATTCTTAGGGGAATCATGCCTGATTCTGTAACATATACCACTCTTCTGAACAGTTTTAGTAAGAATTGCAGTCCAGAGGAAGTTATTGAATTGCATGATTACATGGTGATTGAGGGAGTAATTCCTGACAGGCAATCATACAATGACATCGTCTGCCCACTGCTTCAAGGGGAAAAGGTGTGA